A segment of the Triticum urartu cultivar G1812 chromosome 1, Tu2.1, whole genome shotgun sequence genome:
ggtcacaagttgacatatttcttgtagtgtccGGCGGCCCGGCCGTAGCCAGCCCCGCCATCTCTCCCTGCAAAACCTCCACGAGCAGCAGCTCCGTCGCGGTCGCCGCTGTTGTTCGGCCCAAAGGCTCCGCCGCGCCCTCCATTGACGGCTGCAGCAGACCGGCCCAGTCCCGATCCCAAAGAACCAGCAGCCGCAGCCTGATCCGATCCCCTTCCCGCCATGAGCACCGCGGCAAAGGATGCTCTGTCGATGGGCGGCGCGTCCGCTCGAACCCGCACTGCCCTTCTGATCCCGCAGGAACGAAAGCCAGGCCTTGCCCTCGTCGGCCGAACCCTAAACTTGCCCATGCTGGGTTGGGTCAAGCTCAGCAATTCGCACGGCCCATCCACCACCACCTGAGCCGCATGCTCAGAAGAAAAAGGCTGGGCCGCATGCCCTGAGCCCACCTGGATCTCACCCGAATTCGGCCCACTACAGCCCAGAAGCAAATTCAAACGTTCCTGCCTAACCTCCCGGGTCGAGATCTGGCTCAATGATACTCCAAGCTTCCTAGTGACCAGCCTGTTGGCTAACTGTCCTAGGACTACTTtttatgaataaagctctctaaATTGCCTGCAAAAAAAGTCTTCTCAAGAAAGAGTTGTACCAAAATGATGTAAAAAAAGAGTTGTACCAGAAGTCCGGGATTAGCTCATGGAAAAGAATACGGGAAGGATCAAATCTCTTGAAAGATCAAGACCCAATGGAGAGCAAACGCACGATCGCAAGTCGATCGCTCGCAAGTACACCGCGCGCCGGCCCTAGTGGAGAAGGATTGATGGAGACGCTGCcggacgacgtggtggtggcgATCCTGGTGCGCGTGCCGGATGTGGCAGACCTCTTCCGCTGTGCCGCGACATGCAAGCGATGCCGCATCCTCATCGCCGATCCGTCTTTCCTCCGCCGCCGCTGGCCGGAGGGCGTGAGCCACCTGTCCTCCCTGCTCGGCTTCTTCTCCGTGCAACAGCCCCGTGAAGAACCAATAGAAGGGAACTCTACGTCTGCTCCCATGCCGCCCTTCACCCCGGTGCCATGGTGCTCCCTCGGAGAACGCCACCGCTTCCTCACCATCCCTGATCAGCCTCAAGGCAACCAGGCAGCGGTGCTCACCGCGCGCCGTGGCCTTGTTGTTGTGCGCTTGGGCCCACTAAACGAACCCACCAATGGGTACGAGATGACCATGAACCTGGCATTGTACGATCCAATCGCCGGCAGAAGCCGTCTGCTGCCTGAGTTGAAGAGCAATAGACCTTTCCGAATAGAAGGATGCGCTCTTCTAACCCGTGCGGATTGTTGCCCGGACGAAACGCGAGGGGCGGCGTCGTGGTCCTTCTTCAAAGTGCTAATCATCGGCGGCGATCAAGATGAGCCACGGCACAATCTCCATGTGTTCACTTCCACAGAGCCGAGCTCGAGCTGGAGCACGCCTAGGGAGTGCTATGACTCTTCGTTGGATCAACAAGATGACATTGCCATATGCAGAGTAATTTGTGTACATTCATATGAGTTATATGCTACAATATGTTTACCGTTAGATTTGTATTTGAAAGAAGATTCTCAGATTATAATTTTTTTACATAAAATTGTGGTCAAAGTTTGACACTAATACGAGTGAGCCTAATAAACCCGATCGAGCAGAGAAGGTAGTTTAGAGAACATCTAAACTGAAACAAGAATGGGATCATGTAGACTTAGATTATTTCGTACATTTCAGTTGATGTATTTTCATCTTGTACTTGCTCCACCATTTACTTACCCAAAATTTCGCTTTTTGTTGCTGGGTCACAACTCTCACAAATCCCTGAAGAAAAATCTCAAACCCTAAGAAAAGATCTAGTGTGGCATCTTGTTGATCCAACATACCCTCTTCTATCTTCATATTTGTCTCCTTTGGGGTGCCATATTGTGATGTTCGCCCTAGGTCCATCTCTCTATTCACCCTGAGCCATGCGCTCCATTTATACGCTGAAAATCCACCAACTAATCGATTATTTTCCCTTTGCATGGACTAACCGAATATTTTTTATAATCCATAGAAGTTCATGCAGCTAATTATATGACATACGTGCGAAGGTGCCTTCACATAAATTTGATGAGCTAGTGCTTGCCATGGTTTTGCATTTCAATTTCAAAACTATTTAATCCATTGCCGAAATCACCGGATTTCATTGAATTTATGTGGTTTTGGTTTCTATTAATTTCGGCAGAGATGTGCAAATTTTGAAAATAATAATTTGATAAGTATTTGAATATGTGTGTACTACCGTAATTGCTGAAATAGTTTGACTGGAAGCTAGGCAATTATTTTAGTGTGTATCGAAATGACTGAATTTTcgaaattttgatatataatttCTCCAAATTTGGATTAAATTTGTTGGAAGTGAAAACCACGGCGCTAATGGATAGTTTTTTTTTGAACATCAGTACAGACGTAGGCGCCTCGTCATTGACGAAAACGTCTCCTCCCAATGAGTGTGTATCGCCGGAAATCCTAAAATAAATTcaggaataaatgcgagcacctGATGGGTTGGGATACCACAGTCcttctaaccatccaaccacgaGTTGCTTCGCACATCTAAGAAACCAAACTATAAAGGAAACAAATATCTGAATCCAAATAGATTAGTACCAAGTATTTTGTTTTTAAATACCAGTGTATCACGCACGTCACGCTGGGTAATCTCTCCGCAAGTCTCGAGAAAATTCACCCGCAAAAACAAAGTCTCGAGAAAATTGTTGTAAGACGATAGCTCATGGAAAAGAATACGGGAAGGACCAAATCTCTGGAAAAAGTTTATACAATTCCAATCTAGACCAAATCAGCGGCTGGAAAGAAACGCACGATCGAACGTATAGATCGCTCGCAAGTACACCGCGCGCGGGCCCTAGGAGGAGGATCGAATCGATGGAGACGCTGCcggacgacgtggtggtggagaTCCTGGTGCGCGTGACGGATGTGGCAGCCCTCTTCCGCTGCGCCGCGACGTGCAAGCGATGCCGCCTCCTCATTGCCGAGCCGTCTTTCCTCCGCCGCCGCTGGCCTGAGGGCGTGAGTCACCAGTCCTCCCTGCTCGGCTTCTTCGCCATGCAACAGCCCCGTGAAGAACCAACAGAAGGGAGCTCTGCTGCGCCCATGCCGCCCTTCACCCCGGTGCCATGGTCCCCGCTCGGAGAGCGCCACCGCTCCCTGACCATCACCGCCCCTGGGGGTCGTGGCTGCCAGGTAACGCTGCTCACCTCGCGCCGTGGCCTTCTTGTTATGCGGTTCTTCCCACTCGAGGAACCCAGCGATGGGTACATTAAGACCATGAACCTGACATTGTACGATCCAATCGCCGGCAAAAGCCGTCAGCTGCCTGAGTTGAAGAGCAATAGACCTTTCCGAATACAAGGATGTGCCCTTCTAACCCGTGCGGATTGTTGCCCGGACAAAACACGAGGAGCAGCGTCATCGGTCCCCTCGTCCTTCCTCAAAGTGCTAATCATCGGCGTCGATCAAGATGGGCCAGGCGCTGATCAAGATGAGCCACGGCACAATCTCCACGTGTTCACTTCCACGAAGTCGAGCTCGAGCTGGAACACGCCCAGGGAGTGCTTTCAGCCTTTGGAGGACGGCACGCGTGTGGTGTCCCAGCAGATCAGCGCTGTCGTGTGCCAAGGCACTGCACATTGGCTCTTCAGCAATACGTCTAACTTGTACGCACTCACTGTGTGTGCTAGGACCACAGAGATGTCCTTAACAAGGATACCAGTCACACCGGATCAACCTCGGCTGCTGCTCGGAGTCACCGATGGCGGGTCGCCGTCATTGCTTCGCTTGGACGGGCAATGCACTATGCTCGAGGTCTGGAAACGCCGAACTGACAACATGTGTGGACACAACAACACAGGCCGCTGGCATCGCACCAAGAAGATCGAGTTACGACCACCCAAGTGGGGCAAGATCGACCAGGTGCAGTGCGTGTGCGTGGGTGAGACAAGCGGCATACTGCTCGTCAAGGACAATCAACAAGACGTGTACATCGTAGATCTCCAAACAGGGGCAATGGAGGCGGTCACCAGCTGGTTTCGAGGCATTGTTTTGAGGGCCATCCCTTTTGAGATGGATTGGCCAGCCTTCTTCACCCGTCGCTTGGCGAACACTAGGATCAAACGAACTAAACCGGGAGGAGTTCTATCAAAACTTGCTGACCCTTTTTGGGGACAAATAGTAGTGTCGCTTATCATTGTATCAATTGCTATGAGTTGGGCCTAGTAAGATCTACATGAATCTAAGTTCTGTGTGGAAGACTTGAGAAACTTGCAAGTTAATGAAGTAACCTACACATTGGATACGGCATTGAGTATGGTGCAGCATCAAGGCAAGAAACAGATGTTGCAAGGATTGCCGTTCTTCGTCAGATGAAGAGCATGAAACTGCCATGTGCAGATTAATTTTTGCTTGTGCTTCAGAATGTTGCTTCTGTGTTTTATTGTCTTGTTAAGACTTGGTGTGCTAGCTGAACCTTTGATATTCTGTTGAACAAAGTGTAATGAGTGCTGAGTAGTTAGACTAGCCATAATGGAtagtaacatacactagtaacatacacatatccatATACTATGTT
Coding sequences within it:
- the LOC125533054 gene encoding uncharacterized protein LOC125533054 translates to METLPDDVVVEILVRVTDVAALFRCAATCKRCRLLIAEPSFLRRRWPEGVSHQSSLLGFFAMQQPREEPTEGSSAAPMPPFTPVPWSPLGERHRSLTITAPGGRGCQVTLLTSRRGLLVMRFFPLEEPSDGYIKTMNLTLYDPIAGKSRQLPELKSNRPFRIQGCALLTRADCCPDKTRGAASSVPSSFLKVLIIGVDQDGPGADQDEPRHNLHVFTSTKSSSSWNTPRECFQPLEDGTRVVSQQISAVVCQGTAHWLFSNTSNLYALTVCARTTEMSLTRIPVTPDQPRLLLGVTDGGSPSLLRLDGQCTMLEVWKRRTDNMCGHNNTGRWHRTKKIELRPPKWGKIDQVQCVCVGETSGILLVKDNQQDVYIVDLQTGAMEAVTSWFRGIVLRAIPFEMDWPAFFTRRLANTRIKRTKPGGVLSKLADPFWGQIVVSLIIVSIAMSWA